The DNA sequence TTGGCCGCCATGATGCAGTGGTTCTAGCCAGAGAGCTAGtatttgatattgatttgacAGACTATGATGAAGTAAGAACATGCTGTCAAGAAGCTAATGTCTGCGACAAGTGCTGGAAGTTCATGATTATTGCTTGTGAAATCTTGGATAAAGCCTTGAGAGGTTTGTGTTCTATTTTAGTGCATCAAACAATGTGTCCTTTTATAAGTTTTTTTCAATCTTGGCACTAAAACTTTTGCAACCCCacttggtacctatttaaagtttttttttttctataactcTCTACCCTCTGTGGTTTGTTACCTGTATTGCTAAGAAGGAAAATGTTTACTGTGGCTTTGCGAGCTTGTGACCCCCTTTAGAAGCTTCATTATCCACATGACCTTAAGCTAAAGTGAAAAGGATTAGAAccaaataataaatgtaactttaattCATAAAATGTTTGGATTTATACTGACATACCATACCAAGACATATTGGTTAACTGTGTAGGTAAACACTAcatgcaaaatatttattttttccataTATCACTCTTCTAAACAAAAGCCATAATGGATTAGCACTAATTAAAGTGTTAACACCTAGTGTCCCAACATCCTAAtacaatgaaatttaaaacattgttaaatgaaacaaaattgaatgttaacaaattaaattaaattttataataccattgatttaaatttaactgctaatttttcttgtatggtGTGCCATAGAAGTTTAACCTGACACACTTTTCTATACAATTCTCTTCATTTCCTCTGTAGTTAAATTAGCCTTTATAAATTCCAGATGACTTCGGCTTCCAGAGCATACTCTGGGTGTTTTCTGGCAGAAGAGGTATCCATTGCTGGGTATCAGACTACGAAGCCAGGACACTGGACAGTCCGGGCAGAGCTGCTGTGGCAGATTACCTGTGTCTGATTATGGGAGGTGACAATCAGTTCAAAAAGGTCAATCTTGGAAGTGATAACTTACATTCAAGCATCAGGTCAATATTTACAGTATAAATATTCCTATTACATATTAATAGTATAATATTGGGACAGCAAAAAACAAGTAATAACCGGGATTGGTGTTTAAAGACCCAATAAATGCCATTTATACTGCCTAGATCACATGTCTACTGTCCAGGTACCAAGCAGAACTTTTGAGCTGTATATGAGCACTCGGGAGCTTTTTACacataacctctagccgcccatatacgtcaaaccttgccaagcaaaatgaaattttattttgtcaacacaaagttcaaattagaatggaacaggagacctttttataggtctctgggcggctagaggatataccAAGTAGAGGAAATAATAGTTTAATAGTTTGTGATTTAGAGTAAAGATCAGCAAACGTTTCAGAAAAGGGCCCAAGTTCAGCAAGAATTGGACCATTTGAGTTATTTCAAAAAGTTCATTGTATGTGTATTTGCTAAacgaaataattaaaatgtatttttaagcaAAAGGTTGGTGGCCTAAATAAGCTATTTCTATACAGTAGAACTTATACTGACATAGTGGTACAATATCCTGTTcgaatacgagtacctactgtTAGCACGTTTTGACATAAACCAGTTGTCTTGTCTCTCTTGaatttataggtatatacttGACTGTATTTATGAATCTTGTGCGCTCATACTAATAAAGTAGTCCACTAAGAGTACTAGAACCAATCTCTAAATGAGTATAAGAGCTGTTGTTTATATAGAACGTTTTATCTTTTCAGGAGAGCTATGACTGTAATTGACAGATATTTTGAAGATGTTGTCAATGACCAGGAGTTCTTCAGAACACCAGAAAGACTACAGAAATTGTTGAAAATGATACCAGATGAAACATTTAGAACACAAGTTCAAACTAATTTGGAGAAAAGTAAAGCCCCATCTTTAGACAAATGGAATACTTTTGCTAGTCTGTATGAAAGTTATTGCAGAGAAGTAAGCATTTAAATCAagtttttgtatttggtatATGTTTTATCAAATAATAGGTTCTCTCAATATTTACATTCTATAATCTTATCCAGCCCCCAAAATTGTACAAatctgataacatgaaatactAAATTCACCcttggtacagtcaccacacgagATTGTTAACACCAtgtagggtcctagctaaattggttgttccatacttacgctatggaatgtccaatttagctagaaccctaaatggcgtaacaatcccgtgtggtggtTGTACAATAACCATGTCAGGATttcaaaatattacttattttcagAATGGAAGTGCCGGCCGCAAACTGAAGTATCTATTGGAAGAGGTCAAAATACAGTACTGCTACCCCAGATTAGATGTAAACGTCACCAAGGGGTTCAACCACTTGTTAAAGTCCCCCTTCAGTATACATCCTAAGACTGGCAAAGTGTCTGTCGTCTTTAATCCTAGTACTGTGAGAAGTTTCAAATTGGATGAAGTTCCTACAATAAATACGTTACTTGACGACAGCTCTGCAAACCATGCGCAACAATCGGCCAATATGCGAACGGCTGTCAAAACATTCCAGGAAGTTGTCTTTTCTTTGGAAAAGTCTGAAGCAATCAGGAGAAAAAATGAGCCCAGTAAGTATAGGGTAAATTCGCGAAAGTTGATACAAatagaaatgaaataaacattttctATAAAACATTAAGAATATGCATGCAACCATAATGACATGTTCACAGATATCTGTTCATATCAGCTTTGGTGAATCAATCAGAGTACAGTTTATcatcaaaaaaacaaaaatatagatggtcaaccaaatcttgtcagtagaaaaaggcgcgaaattcaaattttctatgggacgatatcccttcgcgcctacatttttcaaatttgccgcctttttctactgacaagatctggttgaccatctataactatgtatttattataaaatattttatttacttacagatACAATGGAATTCTAAGCAGGCAATTGGTGTGGCCAAGCAAGTCAGCATTATAAAAATATCTCTAGTTTAAAGCATCGTTAAAAGTCTTATAAGAAGTCTGGTGCTAACTGAGACTGAGAGTAGTGTATTGTGTATGGTAACTGAATTACTTCAGTATTTCTTCCATACATAAGTTTGCCAATAAAGCATGTAATTGTGATATTTTTTGTGTCATTTTGAGATTTCCCTCATTATCCTTTCAACGCCTAGGACGCCTGAAGTTGTCGTATGTTGAGCCCACCGGCTTATACAAGTGTAACGTAGTCGGTCAAAGTAACGTTCATGCTTTCAAGTAAGGTTCGCATAAACGATGTTAGAATGTGAGTGACATTTGACGAAAGGCCGTGAAAGGGTAATCCATATTTTAAATCGAGCAGCTCAGTGCAACTGTTAGGAAGTCTTCAAATCCAATAGTGACTGTTCCGTTTTGTTGAGTGTCGCGCACGCGGAAGGCCTCCGTGAATCGCTGTATTTGGACACAGAGTACGATGAATTCGTCCACTGACACTTTCCCTCCTTTCGGGTCTGAACGTTTTATCAGAAAGTTGATGAAGTCCGGGGTGAAGCGGAATCCCATTTGATTCAAAGCTGAAATCAACAAAATTAGTTATCAATCTTTACAGTACGTGCGCGACTGTGGAAGCCACAATACTTGTTTGATATATCTAATAAGTAGTATGAAAACATTTTCCCAAGAAAGTGGACATTTACGCCACGGCGTCTGCTATCATTGCTTCTAATTTATCTCCCCACATCTTCGTTCTTTCGTTCACAAAACCAATTTTAACCATTGCAATATAGGCGCCTTGTCGGCGCCATCTAGTACATCTATCAAGTATCGACTATATTATGGATTACAACTCACGTTAGTAGAgcttatagaaataaaagagaACTTGTTTACCTTTTCGCCGCcatgtagggtttgcacgacggatccgaaatgtatgggaatatccgccggatccggatccagatccggacaatttcatacatttcggatccggattgcaaaccctaccgcCACGTCAATGAAGTAATAGTGTCATCAACGCCAATTCACAAATTACACGTAAACAACGAAAATAATATGTGTGTGGTGTAATGTTGTGGTAATGGTAtaagataattattattatcactTCGTAGCACGTGGGGCACGAAATGTACCTAGTGActatatcaagtcaatggcggcgaaaaggttaaactAGGTAGGCGTTGTCATGTTGGGTGCAGTGGTGGTCAGAAGGTAATGGTTTTCGATTTAAAACGCACCTTTAGAGAGCTCCTGTTCGTCAATATGGCCGGACTGGTCGGTGTCGTAGGTCTTGAACACCGCCAACCACTGGTTAATGTAAGTGTAGAGTTTGTCGAATTCTTCTACGTTGATGTGGCCGGAACGATCCTTATCGAACATCCCTggaaattacaaaattatttgCAATTAAATGCCAACAGAAAGCATTAAAATACTTGTTCAAGAGAACATCATCATCAACACCAGCCTTTGAAAAAGCTAATATTTATGGCAAGATTTAGTTTTTATGATTGTTGAATTCAACGctgcaagtaggtacctatatttttttactaaactGTTACAAGATTCCATTCCACGTTCCTTTTCTAGCTTCTGAACTGAGGCCCACAAGCATGCATGTATGAATGTAGCAATTCCTAATCGCTTaccttaaataaatacttataagcTCAAAATCTTTTAATTGTCAGTCGTAAAATTACCAGACCTTATGATTTACTTTTCTCTGCTATGACTCTACAATGTTGTATTTGCCTCTACAATGTCGTCGGGTGTCGGGGTGGTGAACCCGGATTGGTCCTTGTCGATCGCTCGGAACCATTGCTGGACGTGTGGCGAGATCGAGAATACATGGCATCTTTTGACCGGGGTAGgtgacatattataatataggcCTTGACTATTATGGATGTTTAAACTTAGTTTTAGttgtaaatttagttttttgcatGCCAGATGCTGGTGAAATATGTGCTACTTATGTATACTATTGTCTGACCatcttttgtaccatatttcatgcaaaataaagttatttgtatttgtatttgatcCCGCCGCCAGGTGACCCGCTCCTAGCCGGCCAGGTGGCTGGTTGAGGTGAGTAGGTACTACAAAAAGGTACGAACCAATCATCA is a window from the Cydia amplana chromosome 6, ilCydAmpl1.1, whole genome shotgun sequence genome containing:
- the LOC134648894 gene encoding DNA primase small subunit, yielding MVGQNDENMLSDMLPVYYTRLFPQNVFCRWLSCGSSPQPLSHRELSFTLADDVYLRYLSICNQKEFQTLLQKKCPYKLDIGAVYNTKPSIGRHDAVVLARELVFDIDLTDYDEVRTCCQEANVCDKCWKFMIIACEILDKALRDDFGFQSILWVFSGRRGIHCWVSDYEARTLDSPGRAAVADYLCLIMGGDNQFKKVNLGSDNLHSSIRRAMTVIDRYFEDVVNDQEFFRTPERLQKLLKMIPDETFRTQVQTNLEKSKAPSLDKWNTFASLYESYCRENGSAGRKLKYLLEEVKIQYCYPRLDVNVTKGFNHLLKSPFSIHPKTGKVSVVFNPSTVRSFKLDEVPTINTLLDDSSANHAQQSANMRTAVKTFQEVVFSLEKSEAIRRKNEPNTMEF